The stretch of DNA TGCACAAAACGCTCCCACCGTTTACGGGAATGCCTGGAGAAGGTAAAAGGAGGGGTAAAAAGCGTGAGCAGGAATCAAAGAATGACAAAGACCCTCTGCCTGAGCCACACGACGCATGACGGACACTCACCTGCCTAAGATATCATTAAAGCGTGGATCCAGTTCAATGTTATATTTGTCGATGTAATCGTACAGATCTTCGGTCCCCAGTACTTTGGCTATTCTCACCAGCTGGGAAGAGGAAGGGACAACAGCCTCACAAAGATGCCACGTTTCACCACAATGTTTTACAGCCCTTTTTCAACCAGTCCCTAGTCTGAGGACCATCTCATGGCTAACGCTTAATAAGCCCTACGGCTCCCCCTGCTGTGCACCACGGGAACAGCAAGCTGGCCACATACCCAGAAACCGCCACCATACCAGAGCAGGTACTGTTTATATCGAACCGTCGGGTTTAAAGTTTGCATGGAGTGTGACGTGATAACACAATGCACATATTATATACTAATCCATAAACCTAACGGAAGATTCTTTATGAAAGTGAATTTATACAACACACAGCAGAAGAGGAACAAAGCAGCCTCAACAATGCCAGGACTGAGCACACGACAGGATTTGTGTAACCACTATGGTATCTCAACAAGAGATAGGGTTAGACGACAGGATAAACAAAGGCCTTTTATGCGAAACAGAATTAAGGACCTCTGGGATCACCGACCGCTCATGTCCACCATCATCTGAATACAGACAGAAGCGCCAAGACACCAGACTGACATCTTCCATCCCATACAGGACCACCTAACAGTCAGACCACCTTCAGCTTCTCACCTGGTCATAGTTATCGTGCCCGTGGAAGAAGGGCTCCTTTCTGAAGATCATGCTGGCCAGCATGCAGCCCAAGCTCCACATGTCCAGACTGTAGTCATACATCTGCAAGACATTTGGACACCTCAATGTACCATTCAGTGCCACACAAGGCCCCCACGCAGCATACAGCCCCCTGTGTGTAATCAGAGAACTCCCACCCAGCCAGTCCTCTCCACACTCCCAAGTATAACGAGCCCCCAAAGGCAGCTCTCAAGTACCTGATAATCTACTAGCAGCTCAGGGCCCTTGAAGTATCGGGAGGCGACTCGGACGTTGTATTCCTGTCCCGGGTGGTAGAACTCCGCCAGGCCCCAATCTATTAGCCGCAGCTGTCGGAGGAACACAGCGATTAAATGAAAAGAGCGCTCAAGGGACAAGGGCAGGGGGTAGGCGCATGTCCGGACATACCTTTCTGTGCTCATGGTCGATCATTACATTGTGAGGCTTCACATCTCTGTGCATGATGCCCATACTATGGCAATAATCCAGGGCCTGAGGGAAAATATAATTAGTGAACGCTACGAACGGGGAACATTCAGCACTTATCTTCATAAAACACTAACGGCGGGAGAGTTCACTACGCAAAAACCCCACAGTACGCATAGTATATGCCCACGGTACGCATAGTATATGCCGAAGTACGCCAAAACCCCACGGTACACATAGAATATGGTGAAGTACCCGCGTACCAAATCATTGACCACATAACCAGCCGGGCCACTTACAGGACGACACACATGCTGCTCGATCAAAGCACTTACGATAGGAGGCACACATTTACTCACCTTTAATATTTCATACATGTAGAACCTAATGTCATAGTCTGTTAGAGTCTGGTACAACTGCTGTGGGaagcaaagaaaacaaaggTCGGTGATGTCTCTCTGGGATTATAACACCCGGGTCAAGGGTGCGTCCATAAACCCCGCTCAGCACGAGATACCCCAGGCCTCACCTTAAAATCTGTATTGTTCACATGTTCAAAGACCAAAGCCGGTGTTCTGGactagaagataaaagagaaaatacagaATCAACCTCACTGCACCCGTCCATCGCTCACCCGCCATACCAATGGGACCAGCGCCCGCTTACCACAGGATCCTTCACGATGTCTGCCAGTGTGATAATGTTGGGCCCTCCGCGCAGGTTCTCCAGGATCTTGATCTCACGtttaattttcttcttcttcacggGCTATAAATAATGCGTGGAGGAGAGGTGTGAGGAAGCGGCAACAAGCCACACACTCCAGATAAAAGGTGCAACACTTCCCAGGCAGGTCTAACAGCATAAAAAATACTCCGATAAACCAGGACTAGCTTGCGCGGAACATCAGACACTGGCCCCACTCACCTTCAGGATTTTCACCACCACCTTCTCATTGTTGGTGATGTTAATAGCTTCGAAGACTTCACTGTATTTGCCTCGGCCAAGTTTCCTGACAAGCTGATAATCATCCTGGTTCCTAAAGACAGCGATTCATTGATTTTACTAAACATTCCCGGCACAGAAAGTACCCCCCTGCCCCGGCAGATGGATGTATCACACCGGACCGGGGCCCTTACCAGCACGGTGACTGAATTGGGCAGAGAATGTGGCACGAATCCCAATGGCTCACTAATTGCTCCTccaattttgtttaaaacagtTTTGAACCTGGCAGAAGTTGCCACACCAGGGGTACCCCGGGGCAGGAAGTCACATCCACCCAGGAGGTGCAGGGACCCTGAACAGCAATACAAAGGATGCTGCCACTGGCTGCAAGCGGTTTATAAAATTCGTTCCCCAAACAAGACCATAACCCATAAGAAATCAATACTTCGCAGAGTGTTGGAAGAACATAACGAGTGGCCTCTAACAATATGTTTGGGGCAAGAGTTCCTTCCTAATCGCCCCTTATAACTCAGGCCTCCTCCGTTTCGGCAGAACATGTAGAATACACACGATACTCACCCCCACTCTACAACATGTGATTCGTAGTCCCAATATTCCCGAGGTCTGTGCGTGTTCACATCCGTGTAGACACGGGCCCGGCTTGGCACAGGTCCCGACATGGCAGACTGCTTGGCGGCCACCAACAGACAGCGACTTTGAAGACCCAGAAGAGAGATGCTGCAGACGGAGGATCTTGCTGTAAGACAGAACAGTTAGAAAAAGCTCAGTGTAACGAACCCTCCAACCAAACCGGTAAATGTAACACATTCTACCCAGACCGATCCACGTATTAGATTTCATGGGTACCTTTACACGAGACGAGGCTACACAACGGCCAGGAGGCCAAACAGATAACCAGAAACATCTACACCAAGTATCTCCTCCCAGTTCCTCGTACCCCGGGGTAACGCCAACTTCCATCTTAACGCTTAAGAGCACTGCCGATCGTGGCCTCAACAGAAGGTAAAACATACATGTCCAACCAGGAACACACCACCCCATGTGCGCCTTTCAAGCTCTGTCGCCATACATATTGAAAATAGTATTACTCGGTCAGACACGCAAGCAAAACTAATCAAAATGATGTCACCCCTCCCCGACCGGTCTACAAGGAGACGTCTCGCTGCAAGACACCAACATGCATAGAACAGGGTGCCCATAGCGCCAACAGGACGCCCAGCAACTTCCACCATCTTCACATCAAGTAATCCTCCAGAACGCAGTCTGATCATCAAAGTTATTACTACAACCGGCCTAACCGTCACCGACGTAAAAGCCACCGGCAACCGAGCTACATGCAAGAAGGGGGCAGAATTCCCACTTCCGGAAGTCACAGTACTTATGAAACACATATGATCGTTATTTTTCCATAGTAATTTTAAGCTATTTTCGGAGGTTTCTGGGTCGTACAGAGCCAGCCAACAGATCCATAATACACCAGGCTTCCAATGCTTGCGGGCCGGACAGGACATTCAGGCCATTGGCTAGTGAAGCTGAACCAAAGGGCTTGCACTTATTTCACTAATTTTTCATACCCATCAGTAACACTAACGCGATTCTGCCCAGGAACACACCTGACAATATTTAAATACCCCGCGGGGCAGCATGACCCTGAAAATTGCTTTGCAGACTAGACCGGCACATAATAAAGCCAACGCTGGCCAAGCCAGTACCAGAGCCCCACAAACCCACCGCAACCTCCTAACGGCTGCAGCCCCAAAACAAAGCAAACTGCCCACCCCTGCAGCCCCCAGCTAACCTCAACTGCCTCCGCAGCCCCCGGCCAACCTTGACTGCATCCATGGCCCCCAGACAACTCATCGCACAAACCCCTGGTGCACCGGGCATCAAAACTAAACGCTCCATCCCTGCCAGCCATACACGTCCACCATGTCCCCAACCTACTCCCACTTCATCAGGCCTTGCTTACTGGAGCCAACCCTACCTCCAGGACCCCAATCGCTGCCTGCATCAGGAGCTTCTCCCCCGGGCCATGCAGCCTAAGGTTCCCCCACAAAACCCACTACAACCCCCGGCTTCTGGACTCCACATTTACACCCCAAACCTTCCATCTGCAGCTGCCCACCCCCTAATTCCTAAAGTCCCCATCACCCCCACTACCGATACCCCATTCACCCAACTTCAACAGCACATGGAGACCGCGAAGCAATTACCCCACAATGGACCCAGAGCAGCCATTGACCCTTCAAGCGGCCCCTTCAAATAGACCTTAATGCTCACATTCTCCCCCCTAACCACACAGTGGGTATCACCGAGGACGTCTTAGGCCTGACCCACGGCTCCTGCCCCTTGTTGCCCCGGCCCTTCCAGCTCCCCCCCCGGGAGGAGTTTCCCCCCCTCCCCTCGCTCACACCCGGAGATGGCGGCCTCCGGCTCAGGCTCTGCTCTACCCCACCCAGAACTCTCCTACAGTCCCTGCAGAGACCTGTTCCACCCGCGGCCCGGTTCTGGCTCCCGTCCCACCCCGCACCTGCTGTTCCCGCTCCCCGCGGCCGCCGCTCCCGCCGGGATCACACAGACAATATGGCGGAGACACACGGCCGCCAGCCGCAGGGACCACAGCGAGGCTGGCAGGAAGCGGAAATACACTCTACCCGCTGCGGCGGCCTAGCAGGGCGGGATTCTGGGCGCCATGTTGTGTGTGGCGGTGGATCTGCAACAGTGGTTCTTAGTAAAGGCGTCAGAGAGGCCTAACAAACTAATGAAAGACacagaaaagagaaataaacaCTATGCACGAGTTTAGCGGTATCTAGTCCTGCAGCCCGAACATACTGGCTCCACCTGACTAAGCAAAAATACGATTCCAGTCTCAAAATGGCCGCCAGCGAGGACCGGCGCTGAGCGTACGCATGTGTGATGTAGCCTGGAGCGCTGGTACATTCTGGGAAATGTAGTTTAGTGTATTCATTTGTGAGGCAATTGATCctaaagttaaaataataaataccttttatttAAGGGGGATTACCGTGATTAGGGGACAccagaaatgttgcaggaacataCGGGGTTTGGGATAGTAGATAATGAGGACAGTATGGATGGATGGGATCTGTCAGGGTGTTGGGGGAATTGGGATCCGTGCTGTAAGGTACGTCATTTGTTGGACCTGTTTTAAGCTACTATCGATGGGCGGGGTTTGTAGGGGTAAGGATGACAGTGATCTACTGGGTGCTACTATTTGTCACGATCAGCAGGAAGGGATCCACTGGGGTTTAGTAAAAGGATCTACTGAAAGCCTGGCAGTGATCTACTGGGGCTAGTAATAGAGATCTGCTGGATGGGATCTACTCGGGTTTAGTAAAAGGATCTACTGAAAGCCTGGGGTTAGTAATAGGAGTGATCTGCTGAATGGCTGCAAATTATCTACTGGGTGTAACTAATAGGAGGATCTGCCAAAGAGCAGGCCTGGATCTGCTGGGCAGGTAGGGGTGACAGGAATCTGTTGGGGGTAGACTGGGAAGTTCCccataacatatacatttaaatgcacGTCTCTCCTCATGGTGATCAGCACTATGACGCCTTCAGGTTATATTTGCAGATCCTTAGAATCATTATTTCTGTTTCTAAACCGCTAATGATCTTTCAAAAACTGAACTcgttatcttccctccttccatctccaccccGGAACCTGACTCCTCACAACAGACTATCTCTCCCACTAACCAGACTCCTTCGGGGTCGTCCTTTCCCTCATCCCCCTCATTCAGTCCCTTGCCAGATCTTGACACTAAAACATCTCTCCCATCTGCCCGCTCCTCACCGAGTCCCGTGAAAACCCTCCTTCATTCCCTTATCATCTCCCGCCTGGACTATTGTAACACTTTTCAagtctctcctctacagtctgtcccaCATGCTGCTGCGAGGCTTATCCTCCTCACACGCCGCTCtgcttctgcttccccactctgtgatcCTCCACTGGATCCCGATTACCTTTAGAATGACATTAAAATCCTTGTACTGATATATAAAgccccataacactgcccctccataacactgccccccaTAATACTGCCTCCATAAAGCTCCCTGCCATAACACTGTCCCGCATAATACTGCTCCCCATAATACCCCCATAATACTCTCCCCACAATACTGCCCTCCATAATACTGACCCCCATAATACTGCCCCCCATAGGACTCCCCACCATAATACTGCCCCTATAATGCTACTCCCCATAATACTGCCCCTCATAATACCGCTCCCCCAATAATACTCCCCGCCATAATACCGCCGTATAACAAAATACTCCCTACTTGATCTTGACCGGCCGGCCACTGGAACACGTCTGCCATTGTGTCGGACAAACAGGGTCCCATATCGACGGTCTTCACACAGAACAGCACGGCGGAGGACATCGTTATGTATTCAT from Spea bombifrons isolate aSpeBom1 chromosome 13, aSpeBom1.2.pri, whole genome shotgun sequence encodes:
- the CSNK2A1 gene encoding casein kinase II subunit alpha — translated: MSGPVPSRARVYTDVNTHRPREYWDYESHVVEWGNQDDYQLVRKLGRGKYSEVFEAINITNNEKVVVKILKPVKKKKIKREIKILENLRGGPNIITLADIVKDPVSRTPALVFEHVNNTDFKQLYQTLTDYDIRFYMYEILKALDYCHSMGIMHRDVKPHNVMIDHEHRKLRLIDWGLAEFYHPGQEYNVRVASRYFKGPELLVDYQMYDYSLDMWSLGCMLASMIFRKEPFFHGHDNYDQLVRIAKVLGTEDLYDYIDKYNIELDPRFNDILGRHSRKRWERFVHSENQHLVSPEALDFLDKLLRYDHQTRLTAREAMDHQYFYPIVKDQSRMGSSNMPGGSTPVSSASMMSGISTVPTPSALGSLAGSPVISATNPLGTPVAAAAGAPQ